One genomic region from Sphingobacterium sp. UGAL515B_05 encodes:
- a CDS encoding response regulator translates to MHNQKYPKNDNSDYVISDNDYRLVADMIKKEIFGVLLKAKLICSIDMAVLTLFDNSQNFVHTYFHDVDGNISIDKVFLDYVFDEDGALEIPDLSMEPHSQRNSVIFQNFAILYYYEVPLISQEGKTVGFLSVMDRSPNKLTDNQRTLLSLLCTEVLGLLQEKNQHFQLTSKLEYVKSTLDMTSQVARVGSWEYDLVDDYIDWSEMTKIIHGVPKDYRPTIKTAIEFYKDPQHRIKIVQAINSAISTGTSWDLELEIDTYQGTSLWVRALGKATFEKGKCVRLFGTFQDIDKRKRSEAESIRSKKMLEDVLNATTAVAIIATDAEGLITLFNRGAENLLGYKGNEVIGKIRPTLFHSSREVKDRAKELEIEFGYPISEFRVFVEMAERYGSEQREWTYIKKDFTRLYVSLAVTAMRDISGQIIGYLGIATDITKIVLQREELRKAKKLADQGSVAKSEFLANMSHEIRTPLNGIIGFTDLMSRTKLDDTQKEYVSIVDQSANLLLSIINDILDFSKIEAGKLELSVEKNDLYEMFAQVTSLIDFQWKAKKLDFQVNLSESLPHYIWVDSLRLKQVLMNLLSNAIKFTDKGSVALNVDVLSSDENSTTLRVSVTDSGIGIKPEKQQKIFEASSQEDASISKRFGGTGLGLSISNQLLKMMDSNLKLESEYGKGSQFYFEITLRSLKGDVYEWKLLESLKIMIVARQDEDRANIALMLHLKKVNVSLADNGFEVLQMLAKGECYDAIIIDNDLPIMNGIDTIKKIREKLLFKGVGQPLVLMLSALETNPALIAESSHIIHCINKPVKVNQLYSTLVAALQQDEETIKYAERETAFLERKYKILIIEDNKFNMLLTRTIVQNVLSNAEIIEAVDGIMGFELFKENNPDLIFMDIQMPEMNGYELTELIRENEGGTMHTPIIALTASNIKDEKERCISCGMDDFAVKPFVKKTLLELLRKWLINEGNN, encoded by the coding sequence ATGCATAATCAAAAGTACCCCAAAAACGATAATAGTGACTATGTCATCTCGGATAATGATTATAGATTGGTCGCTGATATGATTAAAAAGGAAATTTTTGGAGTACTCCTTAAAGCGAAATTGATCTGTAGTATCGATATGGCAGTATTGACTTTATTTGATAACAGTCAAAATTTTGTGCACACCTATTTTCATGATGTCGACGGAAATATAAGTATCGATAAAGTATTTTTGGACTATGTGTTTGATGAAGACGGCGCGCTAGAAATACCTGACCTTAGCATGGAGCCTCATTCGCAGCGCAATTCAGTTATTTTTCAAAATTTTGCAATACTGTATTATTATGAAGTGCCACTCATCAGTCAAGAAGGAAAGACAGTCGGTTTTTTAAGCGTTATGGATAGAAGTCCCAATAAGCTTACAGATAATCAACGGACTCTTCTTTCATTATTGTGCACAGAAGTTCTTGGCTTACTTCAAGAGAAAAACCAGCACTTCCAGTTAACTAGTAAATTGGAATATGTGAAATCTACACTAGACATGACCAGTCAGGTGGCCAGAGTGGGGAGCTGGGAGTATGATTTAGTTGATGATTATATCGATTGGTCTGAAATGACAAAGATTATTCATGGCGTTCCAAAGGATTATCGTCCAACTATTAAAACAGCAATTGAGTTTTACAAAGATCCTCAACATAGGATTAAAATTGTTCAGGCTATCAATAGTGCAATCTCTACGGGAACTTCGTGGGATCTTGAATTAGAAATTGATACCTATCAGGGTACCAGCTTGTGGGTTAGAGCACTAGGGAAAGCAACTTTTGAAAAAGGGAAGTGCGTTCGACTATTTGGCACTTTTCAGGATATTGATAAACGTAAACGCTCTGAGGCGGAATCGATTCGCTCTAAGAAAATGCTCGAAGATGTATTGAATGCAACTACTGCAGTCGCTATCATAGCAACTGACGCAGAAGGGTTGATAACCCTTTTCAACCGGGGCGCAGAAAATTTATTAGGATATAAAGGTAATGAAGTGATCGGTAAAATTAGACCGACATTATTTCATAGCAGTAGGGAAGTTAAGGATCGAGCGAAGGAACTTGAAATTGAATTTGGGTATCCGATTAGTGAATTTAGGGTTTTTGTCGAGATGGCAGAGCGCTACGGATCGGAGCAAAGAGAATGGACCTATATAAAAAAGGATTTTACGCGACTTTACGTATCTCTTGCTGTTACTGCAATGCGGGATATTTCTGGTCAGATTATAGGTTATCTTGGTATTGCCACAGACATTACGAAGATTGTTCTTCAGAGAGAAGAGCTAAGGAAAGCGAAGAAGCTTGCTGACCAGGGTAGCGTGGCGAAGTCAGAATTTCTCGCCAACATGAGTCATGAAATTCGTACACCTCTTAACGGAATTATAGGTTTTACGGATTTGATGAGTCGAACAAAACTAGACGATACACAAAAAGAATATGTTTCTATTGTCGATCAGTCTGCTAATCTTCTTTTGAGCATCATAAACGATATACTTGATTTTTCTAAAATTGAAGCTGGCAAATTGGAGCTTTCGGTTGAAAAAAATGATTTGTATGAGATGTTTGCTCAGGTGACAAGTTTGATTGACTTTCAGTGGAAAGCCAAAAAATTGGATTTTCAGGTTAATTTATCAGAATCACTACCACATTATATTTGGGTTGACTCACTTCGACTCAAACAGGTGCTCATGAATCTTCTAAGTAATGCAATAAAATTTACGGACAAGGGAAGTGTTGCACTAAATGTCGATGTACTATCTTCGGACGAAAACTCCACCACGCTGCGCGTCAGTGTAACGGACAGCGGAATAGGTATTAAACCAGAGAAACAGCAAAAAATATTTGAAGCATCCTCTCAGGAAGATGCTTCAATAAGCAAGAGATTTGGCGGAACAGGCCTTGGACTAAGCATTTCAAACCAGTTGCTAAAAATGATGGATAGTAATCTAAAACTGGAAAGTGAATATGGAAAAGGAAGTCAATTTTATTTCGAAATAACATTAAGATCGCTAAAAGGGGATGTGTACGAATGGAAACTTTTAGAATCTTTAAAGATTATGATCGTTGCCCGACAAGATGAAGATCGAGCCAATATTGCATTGATGTTGCATTTGAAGAAAGTTAATGTCTCCTTGGCCGATAACGGATTTGAGGTTCTTCAAATGTTGGCCAAAGGTGAGTGTTATGATGCGATTATTATAGACAATGATCTACCTATAATGAACGGTATCGATACGATAAAAAAAATTAGGGAAAAGTTACTTTTCAAAGGAGTTGGACAGCCCCTAGTTTTAATGTTATCCGCTCTTGAGACCAACCCAGCCCTTATTGCTGAAAGCAGCCATATTATTCATTGTATTAATAAACCCGTTAAAGTAAATCAACTGTATTCTACATTAGTTGCAGCATTACAGCAGGATGAAGAAACCATCAAATATGCCGAAAGAGAAACGGCCTTTTTGGAAAGAAAATACAAGATTTTAATTATTGAGGACAACAAATTTAATATGTTGCTTACTAGAACCATTGTACAGAATGTTCTTTCCAATGCGGAAATCATAGAAGCGGTCGATGGGATAATGGGATTTGAATTGTTCAAGGAAAATAATCCTGATTTGATCTTCATGGATATACAGATGCCTGAAATGAATGGCTATGAATTAACTGAATTGATTAGGGAAAATGAGGGCGGGACGATGCATACGCCAATTATAGCATTGACAGCCAGTAATATTAAGGACGAAAAGGAAAGGTGCATTTCTTGTGGAATGGATGATTTTGCTGTGAAGCCGTTCGTCAAAAAAACATTACTGGAGCTTTTGAGAAAGTGGTTGATAAATGAAGGCAATAACTAG
- a CDS encoding Rpn family recombination-promoting nuclease/putative transposase — protein sequence MRELKQSKYIDITTDYGFKKVFGSDTNKDLLIAFLNELFRGRKIIADLYYNKNEHVGDTEDIGTVIFDLTCTADNGKRFIIEVQRTAQDNLKKRMLYYSSKLIADQAPKGNRRAWNYAISEVYIIVLMDGFAMPDAGDEKYFLHDICLCYRDHDKIFYDDLGFIYAELVNFVKAEAELINDLDRWLYVLKNMSSLNGLSTYLRKPIFEKLFQLAEYSKLKPEEREMYNVSLRNKWDAESIRSSQEEQLKRAREKAMAEGKAEGKAEVITNLLSSNKFSISEIAELADVTVEFVKQIEAEKAKGK from the coding sequence ATGAGGGAGTTGAAACAGTCGAAATATATCGATATTACAACAGATTATGGATTTAAAAAAGTTTTCGGATCAGATACCAATAAAGATCTTCTGATCGCTTTCTTAAACGAACTGTTTAGAGGCCGCAAGATTATTGCCGACCTGTATTATAACAAAAATGAGCATGTCGGGGATACAGAGGATATCGGTACCGTTATTTTTGATCTGACCTGTACGGCAGACAATGGCAAACGTTTTATTATTGAAGTGCAGCGCACGGCGCAGGATAATTTGAAAAAGCGCATGCTTTATTACAGCAGTAAATTGATTGCGGATCAGGCACCCAAAGGCAACCGAAGGGCTTGGAATTATGCAATTAGTGAAGTTTATATCATTGTACTGATGGATGGATTTGCAATGCCTGATGCGGGGGATGAGAAGTATTTTCTGCACGATATTTGTTTATGTTATCGAGATCATGATAAAATATTTTATGACGATCTAGGCTTTATATATGCGGAATTGGTTAACTTTGTTAAAGCTGAAGCAGAGTTAATTAATGATTTAGATCGTTGGCTTTATGTACTCAAAAATATGTCTTCACTAAATGGACTTTCCACTTATTTGCGTAAGCCTATTTTTGAGAAGTTATTTCAGTTAGCGGAATATAGCAAACTAAAACCGGAGGAACGAGAGATGTACAACGTTAGTTTAAGGAATAAATGGGATGCCGAGAGTATCCGAAGTAGTCAGGAGGAGCAATTGAAACGAGCGCGCGAAAAAGCAATGGCTGAGGGAAAAGCCGAAGGAAAGGCGGAAGTAATAACAAATCTTTTGTCTTCGAATAAGTTTTCGATATCGGAGATAGCCGAATTAGCGGACGTCACTGTAGAGTTTGTAAAGCAGATTGAGGCAGAGAAGGCTAAAGGAAAATAA